The genomic stretch CGCGCCAACCGAGGCAGGTGCAGACAACGCGTGGAACCCTGGCGGGGGCAGCGGCCCAAGAGGTTTAAATGGCAAGCCCGGCTCCGCTACGGGCAACCCTCTGGGCGTTCCCCTCCCCAATCCATTCAGCGACCAGTCTCAGAGGGGCATCCTGGGCAAGTTTCCGCCGCTCAGCGTCAACGCCCGCACCAGGAACCACTTCCACGTCCTGAACGTGCACCACCACTACCCTCAGCCGCAGGACTCGCCCAGGTACCCTGAGGGCGTCAAATTTGCCCAGGGCTTCTTGACCAAGGAGTGTTTCGAAGGCGGCTTCGACGGCCAGCCTGGCTCCCAGAGCTGCTACTGCTCCAGATCGGAAACGTGCAGGTGCACCAAGACCTACATGATGCTACTGTCCATGTGCGACACTCTCGTCAACGACCCCTACGTGAAGCAGTTCTGCGGCCACCACGGCGTCAAGCGCGACCACCCCAAGCTCAACCACCGGTTCGCCAGGAGCCAGGACAACTCCGTGTCCGACGCCTTCAACGCAGTCCATGGCGCCATGTGCAACTACAAGGGCTTCGGGCACTGCAGGTAGGCCCTTTCGCTTTACATCCATCCTTTCAACGCTCACTTCTATTTAGGAACGTATTGGAAATGGAAAAATTATGTCAGTGTACAAAGTGCgattaaatcaataactCAATCCATCCTTACTGGGTGGACAAGGGTCAAAACAATTTATCTTCTCTACGTGGACATAAAGTCAAAAATAACCTAAATTAATCAATTATTTAGTTATGTGAATTGGTTTATTAACATTGTACATAAGTTTTTTCATATAAGCTGCTCTTACCGAATATGACTCAAACAACACTGCAGTGTTAATGAGGTCACGTGTGGAGCTAAAGTAATCAAGTATGTTTTCGGCCATTCCAGCCAAGCTCTAAAggtgttttaattttatcatgCTTAACCGTATTCATCCTAGTTGGTAGTGGTAATTCTCTTCACCTATCTATTCGAATCGCACTCACCTCCACGTCAAATTCATGATTTTTTTGCTTCAAATGGTCCACCAATTTTGAATTCTCTATGTTTTCCAGGGTTCCTGTCTTCTCAAATTCTGTGAACTGAAACTTAAGGGTCCCGTTTACATTCTCAACTTGGACGGTGGCCGAGGCCGCTTCGTTCGACAGTTTCCAAACGTTCTTCTACGCATATTTGTAAGCTTATGTGCGTGCTTATCTAGGTGCGTATGCACACCATTACTTATGGTAGTCTCTGTTGCCTTACCTccttaaatgtgtacttaGAGTGCGTCGTCCTATCTTGAAGCTCCTTCGGCATTATTTTCGACAGAATCGATTTGTTGTTTGACTTGTAACTCTCGAGGACGTAGAGATTCCATACAAACTCCTGTGCTGTGGAAATTACACGCACGAACTTACCCTGCTTGTACAACTTCTCCATGGTATCGTGAAACTTTTCCGACAGGTGGTCGTCGAACTCTTCCAGTCCCAGTTCCAaatcctcctcctcttctgttCCCAGGAACCTATTCATCACCAACTCCACCACAGGtttactaaaaataatcgATGCTGTTACTGCAAATACCTCGTCGACATCTTACTGTTCACCTGCTTAACTCTAAGTTTCTCTTCTTCCAGGTAAAAGTGGAATACCAGTGGAAACAGAAACTTAGTCGCCTCCAGGGACGGGAAAAGCAGGTCCTTAGGTGCCAGTATCACCATTTGAAACGAGTAGTTGTGGTCCTTCAGCACCTTAAAGTTAATCTCTCTAAGTGGGTTGGATTGTGCAAAGTTGTTCAGGTGCGTCAGCAGATCAAACAGCTTCCTCGGCAACTTCTTCGAGTCCGTCATTTTCCCGACGCTCGCCGACTCAAACTTGAACGTGCTCGGCAGTTCACTCAACTGATTCTTCAGAGCCTCCAGCTTCGCCAACACCTCTTCGTTTTTCGACTCCATCTGCTGCATTTCCGCGTTGGCGTTTTCCACTTCTCTTCTCAGGTATTCGCACTTCGACCGTCCTGACAGTCTTTTCGCCATTTCGTTTCTGATCATGTTCAGGTTTTCTTCGTGCTCCGTCTTCGAATCTGTTGCGACTGTCTGCTCCGGCATAGAAAAGTTAACTCTTATTCTATTCCATGACAGTGGCTCATACGACTACGCATTAATGAGTAACTTAAAACTTACCATTTCCGTGGTCGCTATTTTGTTCAGAAACACAACTCTCTCCATAAACTCCACTATGAACGAGTTTGTCATCGTTTCTCTGCTCTTTAACACATTCAGCATTGTCTGAGATACTGTGTTGTAAAACACATAGTTTCTGTTTGCTTCTCTCAGTCCCAGGGCCGCCTCCAAAATCTTATTGGTTTCACACTCACTCAGGTTCCATTTGGATATTTCAAGCGCCGTTTGTGTGTGTTCAAACAATTTTAGTGACCAGTTGTACGCCAAAATTGTTGACAGAAACAACTGGACCATCACTGGTCGGTCTTCTTTAGTGTTAAATTCTATGCTCGTCAAGTTATTCTGGTCCTCCTTCGGAAAGTCTTCTATGTTATCCTGTTCATAATCCATCTCaacattttcattttccagGTACAGGAAAAACGATTCGaccaaattattaaaatacgATACCGCGTCCGTTACATTGTTATCAATGACCTTGAAATTCGGTAAAGAATTAAGGCAATCTTCAAACAAACTCAAAGATTCGTCCATGTAGTCCAATCCTATTTCCGAGGGTGTAATAAGAAACTTTGTATCAGTGAAGTGTTTCTTTACGTATTCCAAATCTAATAGTAAAGTTGAATTTGTAAGTTTAGGTTTTTTAACGTTTTtcgttaattttagttCATTCTGTTCTGATAAGGAAGGATAGAACAGAGATGTTGTAACATCTTCGAAAGAattgttataataaaatatttcaaGGGGTCGTTTAGAatgtttgtgtgtattcTCTTCTAAGTTTGAAtcttttaatatatttgaaacAATCGAAGGCctaatcattttaaaaataaaacaaaaaatttaatttacatttagCAAGTTTGTGTGAAAAAATGCCTACTTAAACTATAGTTTCGTGACActtgtttataattaataggTAAAGGTTGCgatgataaatttataacaaatatatataaaattgaaagtTACACATAAAAATTTGAGCTATTGGGTGTATTGGCCCAATTAACACAAAATCGAGTATTTTAGGCTTCTAATACACTTATTTTGGACCGCAgtgaatttaaaacaaacaaatttcaatcttaatgtgtaaataattgttgtttttcaaattttatcGGTGTTCAAATGGGTTTGAATGGTTTGTTAGGCCACTCAGTTGTTGCAGCTTTAGCCAACAGCCTTCTTCTAGTTGGCGAAAACATGGTTACAAAGAAAGTAAATTCTTTTTTCAGTAAGTtgagaagataaaaatcaataaaattaataggATGCTCACTACACGTACTTATCGCATCAGTTCTTTTCCTCTGCGAACTTCCAAAGTTCAAAGACACATATTTCGCATATTTGGGCCTTCCAATCACGGCCACACATAGCGAAGTACTGAAATCGTACGATACGATACAAGAACAACTTAAGGTAGGAAAGTAAGTTGACAGAGTTTATAGAACGGAGCACCGAAAGTGGTTGCAATGATTAAGAGAGCGTACGAAGTGCTGTCGAACCAGGAAACGAGGATTCTGTACTCACTCTACGGAGACGTAGCAATAGGTGAGtggtaaaatattaaaaaataagtagcTGCGAAAACGCCACAGGACTTTACCATTATCCTAATCACAGTGTCATTCTCATACTACGCACTGT from Theileria orientalis strain Shintoku DNA, chromosome 1, complete genome encodes the following:
- a CDS encoding HR1 rho-binding repeat containing protein, translated to MIRPSIVSNILKDSNLEENTHKHSKRPLEIFYYNNSFEDVTTSLFYPSLSEQNELKLTKNVKKPKLTNSTLLLDLEYVKKHFTDTKFLITPSEIGLDYMDESLSLFEDCLNSLPNFKVIDNNVTDAVSYFNNLVESFFLYLENENVEMDYEQDNIEDFPKEDQNNLTSIEFNTKEDRPVMVQLFLSTILAYNWSLKLFEHTQTALEISKWNLSECETNKILEAALGLREANRNYVFYNTVSQTMLNVLKSRETMTNSFIVEFMERVVFLNKIATTEMSYEPLSWNRIRVNFSMPEQTVATDSKTEHEENLNMIRNEMAKRLSGRSKCEYLRREVENANAEMQQMESKNEEVLAKLEALKNQLSELPSTFKFESASVGKMTDSKKLPRKLFDLLTHLNNFAQSNPLREINFKVLKDHNYSFQMVILAPKDLLFPSLEATKFLFPLVFHFYLEEEKLRVKQVNSKMSTSKPVVELVMNRFLGTEEEEDLELGLEEFDDHLSEKFHDTMEKLYKQGKFVRVISTAQEFVWNLYVLESYKSNNKSILSKIMPKELQDRTTHSKYTFKEKNVWKLSNEAASATVQVENVNGTLKFQFTEFEKTGTLENIENSKLVDHLKQKNHEFDVESLAGMAENILDYFSSTRDLINTAVLFESYSVRAAYMKKLMYNVNKPIHITK